TCCCATTAAGTGTATAGTAGAAAATATTCTAATTATAGGTATCAATACTATTTGGTATGGGATAAAAGAAGCAACTGCTATTAAAAAGAATAATGCTTGTGCACCCTTAAACCTGTATCTTGACAAATAGTATCCAGCCATAGTACCGATAATAACTGATAAAGCAGTAGCGGATAGAGATATAACTATACTGTTAAAGAAGGCTCTACTTATCTTATTCCACGCCCCAACCCAAGGATCTACTATAGGATTCATAGGTGGTTGTAACACATTGGTGGAATAAATTTCTCTATTACTCTTAAAACCTGCTATGACGGCAACATATACAGGCATAACCCATGCAATAGCTAGGAGTACTAAGAAGAAATATAAAAGAATTCTTTTAATAGATAATTTCATCTTCATTCACCAAACCACCTTCTCAACGCTGTTAAAGCATAAGGAATAACTATTACAAGCGATAACCCAAATATTACAACAGCTATAGCTGCACCATACGCGATGAACCTCATAGAAAATGTTGCATCCCACATATAGTTTGCAAGAACATCAGTTGCAAGGCCCGGACCTCCACGAGTAGCAACAAATACTAGATCGAATAGTTTGAGGATAGCTAGTGAAAGCAATGGTATAGAGACTAGAAAACCAGATTTGGATAATGGTAAAATTATTTTATAAAATATTTTGAAATCAGACGCCCCATCAATTTTAGCTGCTTCTATTATAGATTTATCAATACTTTTAATTGTAGCCTCGAAAATTACAACCGCGAAGCCTAAATAAAGCCATACTGTTACAAATATTAATGCATATAATGCTGTTTTAGGATCATCGATCCATCCATGCGAAACCCTAAAACCTAAAGCATTAAGTATAGTATTTATCGCTCCCTCCCTACCATATATCCATACCCATATAGTTGCAGATACAACCATTGACATAGCAGTAGGAATCAAAAATACGGTTCTAAAAATAGTTTCTTTACCTGATATCACCATTAAATACGCTATTACTAATCCGAGAAAACTAGTTGGTATAACAAATATGAGTATCCAAATAATATTGTTTCTAAAAGCGATCCAGAAACGTTGAGTACTGATCGCCCTCCGAAAATTCTCTAAACCAACAAAGTTAAAACTTGGCTTCATACTCCACCAATCACTCATAGAAACATAGATCGTTTCTCCAATCATATAGTAGAGAACGGCTGTTATCAAAATTATTGGTCCAAGAAATAAAATGAAATCCCTAGTACTGACTAGCTTAGGCAATTATATTCACCTAGCTAGACAAAACTAT
This is a stretch of genomic DNA from Staphylothermus hellenicus DSM 12710. It encodes these proteins:
- a CDS encoding carbohydrate ABC transporter permease, giving the protein MPKLVSTRDFILFLGPIILITAVLYYMIGETIYVSMSDWWSMKPSFNFVGLENFRRAISTQRFWIAFRNNIIWILIFVIPTSFLGLVIAYLMVISGKETIFRTVFLIPTAMSMVVSATIWVWIYGREGAINTILNALGFRVSHGWIDDPKTALYALIFVTVWLYLGFAVVIFEATIKSIDKSIIEAAKIDGASDFKIFYKIILPLSKSGFLVSIPLLSLAILKLFDLVFVATRGGPGLATDVLANYMWDATFSMRFIAYGAAIAVVIFGLSLVIVIPYALTALRRWFGE